Proteins encoded in a region of the Streptomyces sp. NBC_00258 genome:
- a CDS encoding ABC transporter ATP-binding protein, translated as MTEGVRVSDAVAVRVRGLWKRFGEQVAVAGIDLELPAGQFIGLVGPNGAGKTTTLSMVTGLLRPDQGSVEVVGHDVWRDPTEVKARIGVLPEGLRLFERLSGRELLAYTGRLRGLPGVEVDKRATQLLDVLDLAGAQHKLVVDYSTGMRKKIGLAAALLHNPEVLFLDEPFEGVDPVSAQTIRGVLERYTASGATVVFSSHVMELVESLCDWVAVMAAGRIRAHGPLTEVRGEAPSLQQAFLELVGANARDTGSDLDWLGGGAR; from the coding sequence ATGACGGAGGGAGTGCGGGTGAGTGACGCGGTGGCCGTGCGGGTGCGGGGGCTCTGGAAGCGGTTCGGGGAGCAGGTCGCCGTCGCGGGGATCGATCTGGAGTTGCCCGCGGGGCAGTTCATCGGGCTGGTCGGGCCCAACGGGGCGGGGAAGACCACGACTCTGTCGATGGTGACCGGGCTGCTGCGGCCCGATCAGGGTTCCGTGGAGGTCGTCGGACACGATGTGTGGCGCGACCCCACCGAGGTCAAGGCCCGGATCGGCGTCCTGCCCGAGGGGCTGCGGCTGTTCGAGCGGCTCTCGGGGCGGGAACTCCTCGCGTACACCGGGCGACTGCGCGGACTGCCCGGTGTCGAGGTCGACAAGCGGGCCACCCAGCTGCTCGACGTGCTCGACCTGGCCGGCGCCCAGCACAAACTCGTCGTCGACTACTCGACCGGCATGCGCAAGAAGATCGGGCTCGCGGCCGCTCTGCTGCACAACCCGGAAGTACTGTTCCTGGACGAACCGTTCGAGGGCGTCGACCCGGTCTCCGCGCAGACGATCCGCGGGGTCCTGGAGCGCTACACCGCCTCCGGCGCGACCGTCGTCTTCTCCTCCCATGTCATGGAGCTCGTCGAGTCGCTGTGCGACTGGGTCGCCGTGATGGCCGCGGGCCGCATCCGCGCCCACGGCCCGCTCACCGAGGTGCGCGGCGAGGCACCCTCCCTCCAGCAGGCCTTCCTCGAACTCGTCGGCGCGAACGCCCGCGACACCGGCTCCGACCTCGACTGGCTGGGCGGCGGCGCCCGATGA
- a CDS encoding transporter: MSTTTATKASTTSTASLTPVVVRLKLSLLRNGLRQSSGRRAVYVASLVIVLLFAALQLIGLIALRGSTHAMTVTVLLTAVLALGWAVMPLFFSGGDETLDPTRLVMLPLRPQPLVRALLVASLVGIGPLFTLCLLVGSVVAMAHGAAAYVTGVVAVVLALLVCVALARTVATANTRLLTSRKGRDLAVLSGLVIAVGAQVVNFGAQKLNSSGMSTLDPAADVVRWVPPASALGAVDSVSEGSYAVGLAQLALSGVALAVLLAFWQRSLNRLMTSPDGSTLQAAEPSRDKAGRSSGLGRLLPAGRTGTVMERSLRYVWRDPKTKAAWVTSLAIGLIVPVFNALQGTGSIYFACFAAGMLGIQMYNQFGQDTSAFWMVAMTISSTRDAYVELRARALALLVITLPYAALVCVLTTALLGDWRSLPEVFGLSFALLGAMLATGAWSSARFPYSIPQESYKNVAPGQASLAGFSIFGGMIAAALLCAPVITLTIWLNVSSGGENWTWLLFPIGTAYGAAIALAGLHLAAPRTARQLPEILAAVSKG; the protein is encoded by the coding sequence ATGAGCACCACAACCGCCACGAAGGCCTCCACCACCTCGACCGCCTCCCTCACCCCCGTCGTCGTACGCCTCAAGCTGTCGCTGCTGCGCAACGGGCTGCGGCAGTCGTCGGGGCGGCGGGCCGTGTACGTGGCGTCGCTCGTCATCGTGCTGCTGTTCGCCGCGCTCCAGCTCATCGGGCTGATCGCGCTGCGCGGCAGCACCCACGCGATGACCGTGACGGTGCTGCTCACCGCCGTACTGGCGCTCGGCTGGGCCGTGATGCCGCTCTTCTTCTCCGGCGGCGACGAGACCCTCGACCCGACCCGCCTGGTGATGCTGCCGCTGCGCCCTCAGCCGCTCGTACGCGCGTTGCTGGTGGCCTCGCTGGTCGGCATAGGCCCGCTGTTCACGCTGTGCCTGCTCGTCGGTTCGGTCGTCGCGATGGCGCACGGGGCGGCGGCGTACGTCACCGGGGTCGTCGCGGTCGTCCTCGCGCTCCTGGTGTGCGTGGCCCTCGCGCGGACCGTCGCGACCGCCAACACCCGGCTGCTGACCAGCCGCAAGGGCCGCGACCTGGCCGTCCTGAGCGGTCTGGTGATCGCGGTGGGCGCGCAGGTCGTCAACTTCGGCGCGCAGAAGCTCAATTCGTCGGGCATGTCCACGCTGGACCCGGCGGCAGACGTGGTCCGCTGGGTGCCGCCCGCGTCGGCGCTCGGCGCGGTGGACTCCGTCAGCGAGGGCTCGTACGCCGTCGGTCTCGCCCAGCTCGCCCTGAGCGGGGTGGCCCTGGCGGTGCTGCTGGCCTTCTGGCAGCGGAGTCTGAACCGGCTGATGACCTCGCCGGACGGCTCGACGCTGCAGGCCGCCGAGCCCTCCCGGGACAAGGCGGGCCGCTCCTCCGGACTCGGCCGGCTGCTGCCCGCCGGGCGCACGGGCACGGTCATGGAGCGCAGCCTGCGGTACGTCTGGCGGGATCCGAAGACCAAGGCCGCGTGGGTGACCTCGCTCGCGATCGGTCTGATCGTGCCGGTGTTCAACGCGCTGCAGGGCACCGGCTCGATCTACTTCGCGTGCTTCGCGGCGGGCATGCTCGGCATCCAGATGTACAACCAGTTCGGCCAGGACACGTCCGCGTTCTGGATGGTCGCGATGACGATCTCGTCGACCCGGGACGCGTATGTCGAGCTGCGGGCACGGGCGTTGGCGCTCCTGGTGATCACCCTTCCGTACGCGGCCCTCGTGTGCGTCCTGACGACGGCGCTGCTCGGCGACTGGCGCTCGCTGCCCGAGGTGTTCGGCCTGTCGTTCGCGCTGCTCGGCGCGATGCTGGCGACCGGAGCCTGGTCCTCCGCCCGCTTCCCGTACTCGATCCCGCAGGAGAGCTACAAGAACGTCGCTCCCGGCCAGGCGAGCCTCGCCGGATTCTCGATCTTCGGCGGCATGATCGCGGCGGCACTGCTGTGCGCCCCCGTCATCACCCTCACCATCTGGCTGAACGTCTCGTCCGGCGGCGAGAACTGGACGTGGCTGCTGTTCCCGATCGGAACCGCCTACGGAGCGGCGATCGCCCTGGCGGGCCTACACCTCGCCGCACCGCGAACGGCACGGCAACTGCCGGAGATCCTCGCGGCGGTGAGCAAGGGCTGA
- a CDS encoding alpha/beta fold hydrolase → MVRRIDVSGAGGVRLAAWEFADSPKTDPPRADPLRADASATGAGSGAGTASGEIERAPGVLLLHGLMGRASHWAPTARWLSERHRAVALDQRGHGQSDKPPEASYTRGAYVEDAEAALEQLGLGPAVLIGHAMGALTAWQLAAKRPDLVRGLVICDMRASALGAASQREWENWFKAWPVPFATLADVRKWFGEDDPWVERPNPSRGEFYAEVMAESPDGWRPVFEPEQMLKSRETWVYDAHWEELTQVQCPALVVRGLDGELGRAESQEMVRVLPNGQYAEVAEAGHLVHYDQPEAWRAAVEPFLDEALR, encoded by the coding sequence ATGGTGCGGCGCATCGACGTGAGCGGTGCGGGTGGCGTACGCCTCGCCGCCTGGGAGTTCGCCGATTCTCCCAAGACCGATCCTCCGAGGGCCGACCCCCTCAGGGCCGACGCCTCCGCGACGGGGGCGGGATCCGGGGCGGGGACCGCGTCCGGGGAGATCGAGCGTGCACCCGGCGTGCTGTTACTGCACGGCCTCATGGGCCGCGCATCCCACTGGGCGCCCACCGCCCGCTGGCTGTCCGAGCGGCATCGCGCCGTCGCACTCGACCAACGGGGCCACGGCCAGAGCGACAAGCCGCCCGAGGCGTCCTACACCCGCGGGGCGTACGTCGAGGACGCCGAGGCCGCCCTCGAACAGCTGGGCCTCGGCCCGGCCGTCCTCATCGGTCACGCCATGGGCGCCCTGACCGCCTGGCAGCTCGCCGCCAAGCGCCCCGACCTCGTGCGCGGCCTGGTCATCTGCGACATGCGGGCCTCGGCGCTCGGAGCCGCCTCGCAGCGCGAGTGGGAGAACTGGTTCAAGGCCTGGCCGGTCCCGTTCGCCACACTCGCCGACGTACGGAAGTGGTTCGGCGAGGACGACCCCTGGGTGGAGCGCCCGAACCCGTCGCGCGGTGAGTTCTACGCCGAGGTGATGGCCGAGTCGCCGGACGGCTGGCGGCCGGTCTTCGAGCCGGAGCAGATGCTCAAGTCCCGCGAGACCTGGGTGTACGACGCGCACTGGGAGGAGCTGACGCAGGTCCAGTGCCCCGCCCTCGTCGTCCGTGGCCTCGACGGTGAGCTCGGCCGGGCCGAGTCCCAGGAGATGGTCCGCGTCCTGCCGAACGGGCAGTACGCGGAGGTGGCCGAGGCGGGGCATCTCGTCCACTACGACCAGCCGGAGGCGTGGCGGGCGGCCGTTGAGCCCTTCTTGGACGAAGCGCTCCGCTAG
- a CDS encoding metal-dependent transcriptional regulator: protein MSGLIDTTEMYLRTILELEEEGVVPMRARIAERLDQSGPTVSQTVARMERDGLVAVASDRHLELTEEGRRLATRVMRKHRLAECLLVDVIGLEWEQVHAEACRWEHVMSEAVERRVLELLRHPTESPYGNPIPGLEELGEKDGADPFLDAGMVSLADLDPGLDGKTVVVRRIGEPIQTDAQLMYTLRRAGVQPGSVVSVTESAGGVLVGSGGEAAELESDVASHVFVAKR, encoded by the coding sequence ATGTCCGGACTGATCGACACCACGGAGATGTATCTCCGCACCATCCTCGAGCTGGAGGAGGAAGGTGTGGTCCCCATGCGCGCCCGGATCGCCGAGCGGCTCGACCAGAGCGGGCCGACGGTCAGCCAGACCGTGGCGCGTATGGAGCGCGACGGCCTGGTGGCGGTCGCCAGCGACCGCCACCTGGAGCTCACCGAGGAGGGCCGTCGGCTGGCCACGCGCGTGATGCGCAAGCACCGCCTCGCCGAGTGTCTGCTCGTCGACGTGATCGGTCTGGAGTGGGAGCAGGTGCACGCCGAGGCCTGCCGCTGGGAGCACGTGATGAGCGAGGCGGTCGAGCGGCGCGTGCTCGAACTGCTGCGTCACCCCACCGAGTCGCCGTACGGGAACCCGATCCCGGGCCTGGAGGAGCTGGGCGAGAAGGACGGGGCGGACCCGTTCCTGGACGCCGGCATGGTGTCGCTGGCCGATCTCGACCCCGGGCTCGACGGCAAGACGGTCGTCGTCCGTCGCATCGGTGAGCCGATCCAGACGGACGCGCAGTTGATGTACACGCTGCGGAGGGCGGGCGTGCAGCCCGGGTCCGTCGTCAGTGTGACGGAGTCCGCGGGTGGGGTGCTGGTCGGCAGTGGTGGTGAGGCGGCGGAGCTGGAGTCGGACGTGGCGTCCCACGTTTTCGTCGCGAAGCGGTAG
- a CDS encoding SIS domain-containing protein, whose protein sequence is MGDSKLAGQFFDAAIGLLQRVRDEEAGAVEAAGTLIADTVADGGRLFAFGAGHSSLAAQDLVYRAGGLALMNLLAVPGAVGVDVVPATLGSALERVDGLASAVLDTSPARSGDVLVIISLSGRNALPVEMAMTARALGLKVIGVTSVAYASETKSRHTSGTYLKDHCDVVLDSKIAIGDAELTLESVPAPFAPASTVVTSALLQAVMATAAGTLADRGIEPPLLRSGNVDGGHEWNGRVFEEYADRIFYRR, encoded by the coding sequence ATGGGCGACAGCAAGCTGGCCGGGCAGTTCTTCGACGCCGCGATCGGCCTGCTGCAGCGGGTGCGGGACGAGGAGGCCGGGGCCGTAGAGGCTGCCGGGACGCTGATCGCCGACACGGTCGCCGACGGCGGGCGGCTCTTCGCGTTCGGCGCCGGGCACTCCTCGCTGGCCGCGCAGGACCTCGTGTACCGGGCGGGCGGCCTCGCGCTGATGAACCTGCTCGCCGTGCCGGGCGCCGTCGGTGTGGACGTCGTGCCGGCGACACTGGGCTCCGCGCTGGAGAGGGTCGACGGCCTGGCGAGCGCCGTCCTCGACACCAGCCCGGCCCGCTCCGGCGACGTACTCGTGATCATCTCCCTCTCCGGGCGCAACGCCCTGCCCGTGGAGATGGCGATGACCGCCCGCGCGCTGGGCCTCAAGGTCATCGGGGTCACGTCGGTCGCGTACGCCTCCGAGACGAAGTCCCGGCACACCTCGGGTACGTATCTGAAGGACCACTGCGACGTCGTCCTCGACTCGAAGATCGCGATCGGCGACGCCGAGCTCACGCTCGAATCCGTTCCGGCACCCTTCGCGCCCGCCTCCACCGTCGTCACCTCCGCCCTCCTCCAGGCGGTCATGGCCACCGCGGCCGGCACCCTCGCGGACCGCGGCATCGAGCCCCCGCTCCTGCGCTCCGGCAACGTGGACGGCGGCCACGAATGGAACGGCCGCGTGTTCGAGGAGTACGCGGACCGGATCTTCTACCGCCGTTGA
- a CDS encoding PAS domain-containing protein, with protein sequence MSASRRSGTTDELGPQEPERDGADLLAALLDGMDAALCAFDADGVVTHWNREAERILGWTAAEAVGRQGFAGWAVRPADAEEVEGRLLSSMQAPGRQVHEFALLTKDGGRVLVRTQSAAVPGPDGKPAGVYCAFSEVHAQIDLERSIALSEALFDDASWGVVLVDADLRPAVVNAHAARAFGAGRTAVLGRPLGELLAQGVEELESALTHVLAEGAPPAPAEMWVTVRTAEGEQRRCWRSGFLRLASPLAEEPVPLGVGWLFQDVTEAKQTEQEAALLRFRTNQLHRAARAAAECEDPAEAASVHLDFALAGFADHALIDRVAGGAVRDGEGPVRLVRAAATPSGAPGPSLPAGRAGLPVRYADGHPALQCVERIGSVRASAGAARAGAGASEPERAREWAVARQWPADSVHALCAVLRSRGRTLGVVTFLRGSSRTQFERLDATYAEDVAVRIAAALDLGEALAGRG encoded by the coding sequence GTGAGTGCTTCGCGGCGTAGTGGGACCACGGACGAGCTCGGGCCGCAGGAGCCCGAGCGGGACGGGGCCGATCTGCTCGCCGCTCTGCTCGACGGGATGGACGCGGCGCTGTGCGCGTTCGACGCCGACGGAGTGGTGACGCACTGGAACCGGGAGGCGGAACGGATCCTCGGCTGGACCGCGGCCGAGGCGGTCGGACGGCAGGGGTTCGCCGGCTGGGCCGTACGGCCCGCGGACGCCGAGGAGGTCGAGGGCCGGCTGCTCTCCTCGATGCAGGCGCCCGGACGGCAGGTTCATGAGTTCGCGCTGCTCACCAAGGACGGCGGCCGGGTGCTCGTACGGACCCAGTCGGCCGCCGTGCCGGGTCCCGACGGGAAGCCGGCCGGGGTGTACTGCGCCTTCAGCGAGGTGCACGCGCAGATCGATCTGGAGCGGTCGATCGCGCTGAGCGAGGCGTTGTTCGACGACGCCTCCTGGGGTGTCGTGCTCGTCGACGCCGATCTGCGGCCCGCCGTCGTCAACGCGCACGCGGCTCGCGCGTTCGGTGCGGGGCGTACGGCCGTACTGGGGCGTCCCCTGGGTGAGCTGCTCGCGCAGGGCGTGGAGGAGCTGGAGAGCGCGCTCACGCACGTCCTCGCGGAGGGTGCTCCGCCCGCGCCCGCCGAGATGTGGGTGACCGTGCGGACCGCCGAGGGCGAACAGCGGCGGTGCTGGCGCAGTGGCTTCCTGCGGCTCGCCTCGCCGCTGGCGGAAGAGCCGGTTCCGCTCGGGGTGGGCTGGCTGTTCCAGGACGTGACCGAGGCCAAGCAGACCGAGCAGGAGGCGGCGCTCCTGCGGTTCAGGACCAACCAGCTGCACCGGGCCGCGCGTGCCGCCGCCGAGTGTGAGGATCCGGCGGAGGCGGCGAGCGTCCACCTCGACTTCGCCCTGGCCGGCTTCGCCGATCACGCGCTGATCGACCGGGTGGCCGGTGGTGCCGTGCGCGACGGCGAGGGTCCGGTCCGGCTCGTACGGGCCGCCGCGACGCCCTCCGGGGCGCCGGGGCCGAGCCTTCCCGCGGGGCGTGCGGGGCTGCCCGTGCGGTACGCCGACGGGCATCCGGCGCTCCAGTGTGTGGAGCGGATCGGGTCCGTACGGGCCAGTGCGGGGGCGGCGCGGGCCGGCGCCGGGGCGAGTGAGCCCGAGCGGGCGCGGGAGTGGGCCGTTGCCCGGCAGTGGCCCGCGGACTCCGTGCATGCCCTCTGCGCGGTTCTGCGCAGTCGGGGGCGGACGTTGGGTGTCGTCACGTTTCTGCGTGGGTCCAGTCGTACGCAGTTCGAGCGGCTCGACGCCACGTACGCGGAGGATGTCGCCGTTCGCATCGCGGCGGCGCTGGATCTGGGGGAGGCGTTGGCGGGGAGGGGGTGA
- a CDS encoding isopenicillin N synthase family dioxygenase, whose product MTNLNVATNLSNQPYQQLPIIDLSAADRGPQARALLHAQLHSAAHDVGFFQLVGHGVGEGETAALLGAMRRFFALPEADRLAIDNVNSPHFRGYTRTGDERTGGSRDWRDQLDIGAERPARTPGPGEPAYWWLEGPNQWPAALPELRTAALAWIDRLSSVAARLLRELLTAIGAPAGFYEPVFGERAHPHLKLVRYPGSAGDGAGQGVGAHKDYGFLTLLLQDQVGGLQVQREDGLFHDVPPIPGAFVVNLGELLEVATDGYLVATNHRVVSPAGATERFSVPFFYNPRLDARIEPLPFPYASAAPGVTSDPANPLFAEYGRNELKGKLRAHPLVAARHHAELLVPA is encoded by the coding sequence ATGACGAACCTGAACGTGGCGACGAACCTGTCGAACCAGCCGTATCAGCAGCTTCCGATCATTGATCTTTCCGCGGCCGATCGTGGGCCGCAGGCGCGTGCGCTGCTGCACGCGCAGTTGCACAGTGCCGCGCACGACGTGGGGTTCTTCCAGCTCGTGGGGCACGGGGTGGGGGAAGGCGAGACAGCCGCCCTGCTCGGCGCGATGCGTCGGTTCTTCGCGCTTCCGGAGGCCGACCGGCTCGCGATCGACAACGTCAACTCGCCGCATTTCCGCGGCTATACGCGGACCGGTGACGAGCGCACTGGTGGCAGCCGGGACTGGCGCGACCAGCTCGACATAGGTGCGGAACGGCCCGCGCGGACACCCGGTCCCGGTGAGCCCGCGTACTGGTGGCTGGAGGGACCCAACCAGTGGCCGGCCGCGCTGCCGGAGCTGCGTACCGCCGCCCTGGCGTGGATCGACCGGCTCAGCTCCGTCGCGGCGCGGCTGCTGCGCGAGCTGCTCACCGCCATCGGGGCGCCCGCCGGTTTCTACGAGCCCGTGTTCGGCGAGCGTGCCCATCCGCATCTGAAGCTGGTCCGGTATCCGGGCAGTGCGGGGGACGGCGCCGGTCAGGGGGTCGGGGCGCACAAGGACTACGGGTTCCTGACGCTGTTGTTGCAGGACCAGGTGGGCGGGTTGCAGGTGCAGCGGGAGGACGGGCTGTTCCATGACGTGCCGCCGATCCCGGGGGCGTTCGTGGTGAATCTGGGTGAGCTGCTGGAGGTGGCCACCGACGGGTATCTCGTCGCCACCAACCACCGGGTGGTGAGTCCGGCCGGTGCCACCGAGCGGTTCTCCGTGCCGTTCTTCTACAACCCCCGGCTCGACGCCCGGATCGAGCCGCTGCCCTTCCCGTACGCCTCCGCGGCGCCCGGGGTGACGAGCGACCCGGCGAACCCGCTCTTCGCGGAGTACGGACGGAACGAGCTGAAGGGCAAGCTGCGGGCGCATCCGCTGGTCGCGGCCCGTCATCACGCGGAGCTGCTGGTCCCCGCGTGA
- a CDS encoding citrate synthase 2 — protein MSDFVPGLEGVVAFETEIAEPDKEGGALRYRGVDIEDLVGHVSFGNVWGLLVDGAFNPGLPPAEPFPIPVHSGDIRVDVQSALAMLAPVWGLRPLLDIDEQQARADLARAAVMALSYVAQSARGQGLPMVPQREIDKAQSVVERFMIRWRGEPDPKHVAAVDAYWTSAAEHGMNASTFTARVIASTGADVAAALSGAVGAMSGPLHGGAPSRVLGMIEEIERTGDADAYVRQALDKGERLMGFGHRVYRAEDPRARVLRRTARELGAPRFEVAEALEKAALAELHARRPDRVLATNVEFWAAIVLDFAEVPAHMFTSMFTCARTAGWSAHILEQKRTGRLVRPSARYVGPGTRNPREVQGYEDIAH, from the coding sequence ATGTCCGACTTCGTACCCGGGCTCGAAGGAGTCGTAGCTTTCGAGACGGAGATCGCCGAACCGGACAAGGAGGGCGGCGCCCTGCGGTACCGGGGCGTCGACATCGAGGATCTGGTCGGCCACGTCTCCTTCGGCAACGTCTGGGGGCTGCTCGTCGACGGAGCCTTCAACCCCGGCCTGCCGCCCGCCGAGCCGTTCCCGATCCCCGTCCACTCCGGCGACATCCGCGTCGACGTCCAGTCCGCGCTCGCCATGCTGGCACCCGTGTGGGGCCTGCGCCCCCTCCTCGACATCGACGAGCAGCAGGCCCGCGCCGACCTCGCCCGCGCCGCCGTCATGGCCCTCTCGTACGTCGCCCAGTCCGCCCGCGGCCAGGGCCTGCCCATGGTCCCGCAGCGCGAGATCGACAAGGCCCAGTCCGTCGTCGAACGCTTCATGATCCGCTGGCGCGGCGAGCCCGACCCCAAGCACGTCGCGGCCGTCGACGCCTACTGGACGTCCGCCGCCGAGCACGGCATGAACGCGTCCACCTTCACGGCCCGCGTCATCGCCTCCACCGGCGCCGACGTGGCGGCGGCCCTCTCCGGCGCCGTCGGCGCCATGTCAGGACCGCTGCACGGCGGCGCCCCCTCCCGCGTCCTCGGCATGATCGAGGAGATCGAACGCACCGGCGACGCCGACGCCTACGTCCGCCAGGCCCTCGACAAGGGCGAACGGCTCATGGGCTTCGGCCACCGCGTGTACCGCGCCGAGGACCCCCGCGCACGCGTCCTGCGCCGCACCGCCCGCGAACTCGGCGCCCCCCGCTTCGAGGTCGCCGAAGCCCTGGAGAAGGCGGCTCTGGCAGAGCTCCACGCCCGCCGCCCGGACCGCGTCCTCGCCACGAACGTCGAGTTCTGGGCCGCCATCGTCCTCGACTTCGCCGAGGTCCCCGCCCACATGTTCACCTCGATGTTCACCTGCGCCCGCACCGCCGGCTGGTCCGCGCACATCCTGGAACAGAAGCGCACGGGCCGGCTCGTCCGCCCCTCCGCCCGCTATGTGGGACCGGGCACCCGCAACCCGCGCGAGGTCCAGGGCTACGAGGACATCGCCCACTGA
- the pdxH gene encoding pyridoxamine 5'-phosphate oxidase has translation MTDREPVLDPALMRKHYRAEGIDETELADHPMEQFARWFALAATDGLVYEPNAMVVSTADAEGRPSSRTVLLKQYDEQGFVFFTNYESRKARDLADNPYVSLLFPWHAMARQVIVSGTARRTGRDETAAYFRTRPHGSQLGAWTSTQSAVISSRAELDTAYAELATRHPEGEQVPVPPNWGGFRVAPQSIEFWQGRENRLHDRLRYVTREDGSWRLERLSP, from the coding sequence GTGACCGACCGTGAGCCCGTCCTCGACCCCGCGTTGATGCGCAAGCACTACCGGGCCGAGGGAATCGACGAGACCGAGCTGGCCGACCACCCGATGGAGCAGTTCGCGCGCTGGTTCGCCCTGGCCGCGACCGATGGCCTGGTGTACGAGCCGAACGCCATGGTCGTCTCCACCGCGGACGCCGAGGGGCGGCCCAGCTCCCGCACGGTCCTGCTGAAGCAGTACGACGAACAGGGTTTCGTCTTCTTCACCAACTACGAGTCCCGCAAGGCGCGCGACCTCGCCGACAACCCGTACGTCTCTCTGCTCTTCCCATGGCACGCGATGGCCCGGCAGGTCATCGTCAGCGGCACTGCTCGGCGCACGGGCCGTGACGAGACGGCCGCGTACTTCCGCACCCGTCCGCACGGCTCCCAGCTCGGTGCCTGGACGAGCACCCAGTCCGCGGTGATCTCCTCCCGCGCCGAACTGGACACCGCGTACGCCGAACTGGCCACCCGCCACCCCGAGGGCGAGCAGGTCCCGGTCCCCCCGAACTGGGGCGGCTTCCGCGTCGCCCCGCAGTCGATCGAGTTCTGGCAGGGCCGCGAGAACCGCCTCCACGACCGTCTGCGCTATGTGACCCGGGAGGACGGGTCGTGGCGGCTGGAGCGGCTCAGTCCGTGA
- a CDS encoding TetR/AcrR family transcriptional regulator, which translates to MGVLNGGATTGGVVNGAPPAERAPKQDRSRATRQRLLEAAVACLAEHGWAGSTVSVVAERAGVSRGAAQHHFPTREDLFTAAVEYVAEERSTALRDLFPDGPTDRHAVVAALVDLYTGPLFRAALHLWVAASNEAQLRPRVTELEARVGRETHRIAVELLNADESRPGARETVQGLLDMSRGLGLANLLTDDKARRERVVAQWSKILDGVLG; encoded by the coding sequence ATGGGTGTGCTGAACGGTGGCGCCACGACCGGCGGCGTGGTGAACGGCGCGCCGCCGGCCGAGCGCGCACCCAAACAGGACCGCAGCCGGGCCACCCGGCAGCGCCTCCTCGAAGCCGCGGTCGCCTGCCTCGCCGAACACGGCTGGGCCGGCTCCACGGTCTCCGTCGTCGCCGAACGCGCCGGCGTCTCCCGGGGCGCCGCCCAGCACCACTTCCCGACCCGCGAGGACCTCTTCACGGCAGCCGTCGAGTACGTCGCCGAAGAACGCTCCACCGCCCTGCGCGACCTGTTCCCCGACGGCCCCACGGACCGCCACGCGGTCGTCGCCGCCCTCGTCGACCTCTACACCGGCCCCCTGTTCCGAGCCGCCCTCCACCTCTGGGTGGCCGCCTCCAACGAAGCTCAACTACGCCCCCGCGTAACCGAGTTGGAAGCCCGCGTCGGCCGCGAGACCCACCGCATAGCCGTGGAACTCCTGAACGCCGACGAATCCCGCCCCGGCGCCCGGGAAACCGTCCAGGGCCTCCTCGACATGTCCCGCGGCCTCGGCCTGGCCAACCTCCTCACGGACGACAAGGCCCGCCGCGAACGAGTGGTCGCCCAGTGGTCGAAAATCCTGGACGGGGTGCTGGGCTGA
- a CDS encoding enoyl-CoA hydratase family protein yields the protein MTVVRRSYERGITTLALDAPERRNALSAQLVGELADALTECGKDGDVRAVVLTHTGNTFSAGADLRDPPPLSTSLERGDPHAPDTLVALLRQIVELPKPVVARVTGHVRAGGLGLLGACDIAVASQQATFAFTEVRIGVAPAVISLPLLPRLDPRAVARYYLTGEKFDADEAARIGLVTAAGDDADDVLAPVLDGLRRSSPQGLAETKRLLTAKVLDTFDRDAADLTALSARLFSSPQAREGMTAFLERRDPPWVC from the coding sequence ATGACAGTGGTGCGGCGGTCGTACGAGCGCGGGATCACCACCCTCGCACTCGACGCGCCCGAGCGGCGCAACGCCCTCTCGGCCCAGCTGGTGGGGGAACTCGCGGACGCGCTCACGGAGTGCGGCAAGGACGGTGACGTACGCGCCGTCGTCCTCACCCACACCGGCAACACCTTCAGCGCGGGCGCGGACCTGCGCGACCCTCCCCCACTCTCGACTTCGCTCGAGCGGGGGGACCCCCATGCCCCCGACACCCTGGTCGCCCTGCTGCGCCAGATCGTCGAACTGCCCAAACCCGTCGTCGCCCGCGTCACAGGCCATGTGCGCGCGGGCGGCCTCGGACTGCTCGGCGCCTGCGACATCGCCGTCGCCTCCCAGCAGGCCACGTTCGCCTTCACGGAGGTACGCATCGGGGTCGCCCCCGCCGTGATCTCGCTGCCCCTGCTGCCACGCCTCGACCCGCGCGCGGTGGCCCGCTACTACCTCACGGGGGAGAAGTTCGACGCGGACGAAGCCGCCCGGATCGGCCTCGTCACGGCGGCGGGCGACGACGCCGACGACGTACTCGCGCCCGTGCTCGACGGACTGCGCCGATCCTCCCCGCAAGGGCTCGCCGAGACGAAACGGCTGCTCACGGCTAAGGTGCTGGACACCTTCGACCGGGACGCGGCCGACCTCACCGCGCTCTCGGCCCGGCTGTTCTCCTCCCCGCAGGCCCGCGAGGGAATGACGGCCTTCCTCGAACGACGGGATCCTCCATGGGTGTGCTGA